TCTAAGGGATATTATATTCACATTAggctttctctcttttctttcagcaGCCACAAAAGCAGCCTACTTCTCCCAGCAGCCCCAGGACCAGGTGGTTGTAGCGGGCCAGTCAGTGACTCTACCCTGTGTCATTGTGGGTTACCGGGGAATGGTGCAGTGGACCAAAGATGGCCTGGCATTGGGCGGAGAGAGAGACCTACCAGGTATTATCACTGACCTCTTATTTatgtctatctgtctctctcttcttttcctctactgctttcagtgtgtttattgctctctctgtctctgtctgtcttgctGAGATCAATGCCAGGTCTCATTAGAAACCAAGTCTCTCTCTGTCAACCGTTGGGGTTTTACACAAATGAATGGTGAGAGAAGAATGTACTGCAGATATGTCAGCTTCTGCTGCACACACCGAactttaatttgttgtttagcatttaagGGTCTTGTAGGAAGGTGGATAATCAATTGGCTTTTGTCACGCactgacatttaaatgtgtGGCGGACTAGGCGGAGAGAAGGTGGAGAGGCTTCCTCTTGACCTTAGCCACCACATCtttattgtgtctgtgtttaaagGACAGACTCCTCATGCAGCAGCTTTCTCACGTGTTGCATTTCCAGCCTCACGCTGCTCTGCTAACACAACGGCTCAATCCTTGGCCCAGTGAGGTGCTGCTTGCTTTCATTTCTGTCTTAAAGAGCCTTGCCACGTTTCTCTCGCCTTTGTTTGAGGCACAAGTCTGTTCATTTTATAGTCCTTTCattatgtgtttgttgttggttGGTTTGTTTGTCTCTGACTCTATTCTCTGTGCTGGCTTCACGCAGGCTGGACGCGCTATTCCTTAATGGGCGACCCGCTATCAGGCGAACACAGCTTGCTGATCGATTCGGCAGAGTTGGCGGATGACGCAGTGTATGAGTGTCAGGCTACACAGGCGGCACTGCGCTCCCACCGTGCCAAGCTCACTGTACTAGGTAAGATACACAGCTCATGCATGAGCCTCACAGGCAGCCCTTGTGCCAAGGCCTGTAGGCTGGCAGCGCTTGGGAACAATCAGGGGAGTGTCTTCATCACAAAACACAGAAGTACATagacaaatatacaaataacacatgtacaatacacaaaaaataatcatatCCATAACACAGCTAGacatagaaaaattaaaaaaaaaaacatgacagcacTCTTCAAGTGCTTTGccattaataaaataatctctTATCACCACTTAAAGATAACCCTGTTGTAAATCTAGTTTCTTGATGGAAATCATGTCCTGAAAGTGTTATTCAACCAGGGAAGGCTCAGCCACAAGAGATAGaaagctagaaaaaaaaaggaaacccCTCTGCTCTCAGTAGCGATAATCAAGACTGTGGACGTCTTGGATAATGTGATTGCTGCAGTCACAAATGACTTGCGTAGTCGCTTGAAAGTCAGGGTCTGCACAGTTAGCACATTTTACAGTGAGCCACAACATTTGTCAACCGCAAGGCGTTTTTTACATTAACATGATGTGAGTGATCTACTTCTTCACACAGACGTTCAGAGGTGGAGGGGGTtggtgggggtggtggggtgAGGTTGAGgtgggggaagaggaggaggccagGTCTTGTGGGAATTGGAATAAGCAAAGCACTGCTGGCATCTGGTGGCATGCAAAGGAATATCACTCTATTAATTAGTCCTTTGTCCATATTTTCACCTAAAAGCAGATATTATACAGAAAGAGTGGAAAACTCAGAGGGAACAATTATACAGATGTGATCCTGCAGCTTAAGCCACAACACAATGCTAAGCTTTCACCACAGAGCCTGTTGTCCTTGAATCTATCTGTTGCCATTAAGGTGTGTTTTTAGAGTCCATTGAAGCTGGGTGATGAGCAGTACAGACAAGGTTGCCATGGAAAGGCAAGCGGAGTGAGATCACAAGCAGTATATAgaatcttttcattttgtctaaATGAATAGATTCAGAAAGTTCGCCCATGCTCATCAGCctacatttctgtctgtttctctcatcTAGTGTCACTGTCAAAGCTGTACAGAGCAGCACAAAGCAGTGTGGTCATCTCatcacatgcccacacacagcCATAAAGATGCCCATGTGGAGGCAGAAAAGGAAGTTGATAAAAATGCCACTTCTACATCATATTTACTCTGAAAGACCAAAGCTGGTGGTTCATGAGCATTATATGCATTTCATAAACATATAAATGCATCACTCAGGAACCTGGgatttatgtttacatgtatgtgtggACATAAGGGGTGTTAAAGAGAGAAGGGGGCTTTTCGTGTTTGTATATTCGTATGCacaagactgtgtgtgtgtgtgtgtgtgtgtgtgtgtgcaaatcaATGTGGCCAGATGAGACCAAAGCAATCCTGCACAGTCAAAGGAGTCAACGGTGGGAGTGCAGTCAGGGGAATCGGCATGGAAATTAAAATCACCTAGCACTCGGATTCCATTAGTGTCCGTGCCGCGGCAGCGGAAGGACCTCTGACAATTCAGATACACACAGTGAAATTGGTTCGGTGGAGGGAGCGAGAAAGGCCAGCACAAACCCCATGTTTACGCCTTCTCTTATTGGTTGGGGAGATAGACGCCTTCATCAGGGGTGGCACGCTTGGCTTGCCAGTGGTGCGTGCGAAACCAtgcaaataaatgaacaaataagcAATTCAGTTGAAACATCACTCTGCAACAGTAAGAGCAAATAGAGTAATAATGATAGTCCCcagaaaggaaataaataaggttgagtctgttttttctccaaatGACAACTGTTCTTGGTCTTTTCCCCTGTCTGAAACTACACCTTGTTAAACAGACACATGGCCATAAGAAGATATCGTTTGTCTCGTTTGCTGTTGCGATATATTGACGCTGCGCTAAGAGCAACAGCGAGCTCAATATCAGTATGACTTCTATGTGGCTCTGTGCCTGGCCTGGAGCTGTAatgagtttttttgttgttgttgttgttgttgttgttgctgttttgagTGCTATGTTTGTTCTGCTTTACAGTTCCTCCTTCAGACCCCGTGGTGGAGGGCGGCCCTGTTGTACGTCTTAAGGCCCACACACCACACAACCTCACCTGCAGAGCCTCAGGAGCCAAACCTGCTGCTGAGATCACTTGGTACAGAGATGGAGAGGTCATGGAGACTGCAATTTATTCCAAGGTACAGTGAGAACAGATCTATGCCTAGCATTATCATTCAATCACTAACACCCACACAATATTACAAAACGTAACAGCAGGCAGGAATAAATGCAAAGCTattcaaaacagaaatattttctctTAGGGTATAATACTCCCTCcctttttattccatttctctttttatttttctcatctttcttccATGGtctctcactgttttttttctatcgCCACCCTTCTCTCACAAGATTTGTTCGCTCACTCTCTGCAGTCCCCCTCCCATTTTCACTCATGCCTGACCCCCCTCtcccacctctcctcctctgcctcccccACACTGCCtaaccccctccacccccctttGCTCGCTAATGCAGCGACACTACAGCATAACTGGAGCATGCCAAAGCTCAGACAGGCATGAGTGTTTCATACAGTAGAGTTTCTGCAGAGAAGAAATCACCCACAACAATGCAGAAACACAATGGGGATGCGCCGGAGCGTAAGCCAGCCACGGCTGGGAAAGTGTCACATTTTTCATGCTCTCTGACCACGCTAAACGACGCTAAACGCCACATTTAAGGAGGCGAGAGCCTGCAGTGAgaagggagggaagaggagaggagaggagaggggaggggaagggatgagaggagaggagaggaaaggggaggagagaagaggagaggagaggagaggagaggagaggagaggagaggagaggaggaacaCCGGGGAAAGAAACAATATAGTGAACTGGTGAGATTACTTTgtggaaaaacagagagaatttCCTAACATTAAGAAGTGATGCTGGGGGTAGAGAATGCTTTGTCTGAGTGAGTTGTGGTGACAGGTGATATGATTTGATCTAgcagaaaaatgctttttgtgtgtctggCTGGGCCTGGTCCATTGATTTGGCTGTCCAGGGAAAAGGCTCAGCTTGCCCTTGCTCTTTTCCAAAAATGTGTGACACTTTTTCTTCACTGTCACcacccaaaaaacacacacacacacacaggcacctTTATGTGTAGAAATATGTGTCActagaaactgaatttgaatcattCATATATGAATATGAATCGTTCAACTTGAatgattacattaaaaaactgaatttgaatcacaTAATTTGAATTTGTGTTGATTaacttgaataattgcattGAAAAACGGAATCTGAATAGTATAATTTGAAGTTGAATTTATTAGTTTGGAGCTGAATTCCAAGAAACTTGAAACTGAATATTATGAAATTTAATTCAGTTGCTCTGAAAGTTGATCCCACTGGAAATTCAACTCTATATACTTCTACATTCAGTTCTCacaattcaaattcagttcttGCAATTCAATTTGAGTTTACTGAGACACACATCCAGTCGTTGAGGAAGCGCAATTGAGTGCAGATTCACAGAGCTCCTTTTCACGTACTATAATGACTATTTTCTCTCAACGATATCGACAACCAATGAGAGCTAGATATTTTTAAAGCCTGAAAGTGttttaaaagccttttaaagtgttttctctATTATATgtaaaaactgtagttttatGTCTTgcctttcttttaattttttgccCGATCTGTCGCCATGGAAACATTTTGGCCTGAATGGGCTTCTGTTATTGTATCATAAATGGATCaagttcatttttgaaatttttCTCTGTACATGATACTCCGAGCTGAATGCCATCAGTTTTCAGCATGTTGAAGCATGATCAAAGGCTCGATTCACAGGTTTTTATAAAGGTATTATGTATATGAATCTGTGAATATGCATTCAATTGCTTTTCCTCAATGACCAGATATGCGTCTCAGTGAACTGAAATTGAATTGCAAGAACTAAATTTGAACTGCGAGAACTGAACTAAAAATGTTGAGAACTGAATGTGGAAGTATATAGAGTTGAATTTTCATATAGTTTAAGAGCAACTGAATTCAAGTTTATTGCATTGCAGTTCCAAACTAAttaattcaatttcaaattatGCTGTTCAGATTCCGTTTTTCAATGCAATTATTCGAGTTAAACAATACAAATTTAAATTATGTGATTCAAATGCAGTTTTTGAATGCAATTATTCAAGTGGAGCAAttgaaattcaaatataaatgattcaaattcaataaaaattcaaattcagtttctagTGACACATATTTCTGTCCATACACCTTGGCCAATACAGTATTttccttgtgtttgtgtatgtgtgtatgtgtgtgtgtgtgtgtgtgtgtatgcaggagAGAGCAGTCAGCCTTATCCTCAGAATCTACACCTTTCCTCACTTAGGCGTATTGATTTCTGTGAGCAGTAAATAGATTTAGAAGATGATGACAAACAAGGAGCGCTGACGGGGAACACTCTCAGAAATGTGTGAACAGCACAATATCCCCTGCTGCAtcataaaatatatgatttaaCTGCCATGCCAAAGAACAGGATGGCAATTTTAATGCCTCAGACATGAGAAATAAGACTTTCTGGGTGTCATAGAGATATTCCTAAGAATATGCCCACAGAAATGGCAAGTGACTTGCTGGTGCCACACTGAgcagattttcagttttattcgaATGTAATggagtctctctctctaaagTATAACGTATAAATTGTTGCTCGGACTTTCAGCAACATCTAACAGTTACTCTGAATTCTGTAGACACCGATGGAGGATGGGAAGAGAGAGACGGCTGTCAGTATGCTTCCAATCGTCCCAGAGGACAGTGACTCTGGACGCACCTACACCTGCAGGGTTCTTAACCCAGCTGCCCCTGCTGGACGACAGACATCCATCACTATCAATGTCCAGCGTGAGTATCCCAGCATCAGCTTGTCTCTAAAGACCACCAAAATACCTATCAGTACTGTAGCAGAGTTCAACTATATAAAACTGTAAAGTACATTCAATTTTGCCCATAATTCTGTTGGAATGGTGCCAATTATATTGCTAAGTCCACTGATGTTTTCAGTCCACTGGTGCAATTTAAGAGCTTTAGTTTAATAAAAATGGTGCCTATTACATTCATATAAGTAACATAAAGGTTTTCCGTCTCACAGACCCTCCTTCAGTGACTCTATCAGTCCAACCACAGACTGTGACCGAGGGTGCCAAGGTTCTATTCATCTGCTCTGCTTCAGCCCACCCAGAAATCACTGGATACAGGTATCCATCCTTCTTTTTAATCTCAGTTGTTTACTTTGTTCCTCCTTCCCTGTACAGAGAGCCAGTGCACATTAATGTCTATGATTGTGATACAGTACAATCATATTCCAGCATAGGGTATGCTGCAAACAAGCCACCCAGAgcaaacagcaagaaaaacagcgcAAGGATGTCAAGTGTTTAGTAGATTCATCAGGTTAAATGGGCTGCTTGATTGGCAGCGTTTGATTGTGATTGGCACAAGCCATGAATCAGCTAATAGCCACTTTGATACGCATGGCTAAGTACCTTCCCTGAACTAATGCGACTGTATAATGTGATTATTCTTCTGTCCCAGGTGGTCGAAAGGAGGAGTTCCCATCTCCGAAGCAAATGGGGACAGCCTTGAGGTGACAGTGGACTACTCCTACTTCACAGACCCCGTCTCCTGCGAGGTGTCCAACTCTGTGGGCAGCACTAATGTCAGCACACTGGTTGATGTCCAATGTGAGTTTAACTGCAGGAAAACTTTGTATTTTGAGCTTTTTTAGAGGTATGTGTTATTctagaaacagtctcttattGATTTTAACTGGCTTTCTGTGTTGCTTCACCCTAGTTGGCCCCAGACTGCTGTCAGAGCCTAAGCCAATGACAGTGGATATTGGGATGGATGCTGCCTTTACTTGTGCATGGACTGGAAATCCTCCTTTGACCCTGGCCTGGACCAAGCAGGGCTCGAGCGTGGTAAGGCAACAAACACTAGTCACCACCTTATCTTGGTGATAAAGCTTCAGCACCTCCCCTCAACACCATCCCTCCAGGGAGAAACATTCACACATGGCCTTGAGGCACGAATCCTTCACACTTTTCCCCCACACATTATTTTTCAGGCTTAATCTTCAACACCTGCTCTCACTATGCTCCCTGAGGGCTAAAGCCTCTGGCAGAAAACTGTCTGTCCACTGACAAATTCATACAGCATCATCAGGGCACATGACATGCTGTCTTAACACTAActcaatcaatcgatcaatcaaCCGATCAGTCAACCAGTCAGCTAAGGCAGGGTTCAAACTAACAGAATTACATAATCTacagcagcattaaaaaaaagcccAACTGCACGTAGGTGGAAAAAATGGGACATCTCCACCTTCACTTTACATCATCCTGGTAAAAGTCTTTCAGCACACACCATCAGTGGGGACATCCCATAGGAGCTTCTCTCCTGGCAACTAATATAATTTCTGAGGTGATGCTGGAGAAAACACCCCTAGTAAAGAATGCTCCAGGTTTGGCGTAAGCAATGCTCTTATCTCAAAGAGTGAATGCTTTCAGCCCCTCTGAGGGAAAAGCGTAGGCATTTTTCTAATCCACCCACTGCCACTGTCCCTCACACAGCCACGAGTAATGGATTAATTGGGTTACTCCATAAGtgtgttgaaataaaaaattgGAGAGAGCAAGAAGAGGGGGTGTGGAAAGGGAGGGAGCGTGCACGACGGAGCAGGGGTAAATGGATTAATCACAGCTTGATGGAATGACAGGATCAATGAGCTAAGGAGTGAGTGAGTGTAGCAGCTCCAAAGGCTAAAGCCCACTCACACCATAGTACGCTCCGTTCTGTCCCTACTGTTTAATTACAACAATGTCCCCAGCAGCACGGTCACTCAGCGGTGGCTGGAGTGTTTAATGCTGTGATTAAAGCTCTTCACAATGAAATTAAACTCAAACCACCAGCATTTGTTACAATGGCCAGCCCACCTCTGTGCTGCCTCCACAATGAGCGTGCCACTGATAAAGGTCCTGCAGTCTCCTTTTGTCTGCCTCCTTTCCCCACCACCTCACTCTTTCTTGCTCTAACACACTTTTCACTTGTCTCTCTGGATATCTCGCTAGGTGCTCAGTAATGGTAACACCTTGCAGCTTAAGGCTGTTACCCAGGAGGATGCTGGAACATACACCTGCAAGGCCATTGTACCTCGGATTGGAGTTGCAGAAAGGGATGTCACTCTTACTGTAAATGGTGAGTGCCTTCCTTTCAGAGGTTGCACAGTTGCTTGTAATGTTTAGACTGATTTGTTAAATAAGTAGCATCAAATTTATATCTGATGATTTGGTGTTGGTcaatatttcaaattattttatattataattatattgatttttctttttttttcatttctctgctttgctgtctttctttcttcttcacacCAGGCCCACCTATCATCACAGCGGAGGCCACACAGCATGCTGTCAAGCACTCCAAGGGCAAGCTGGAGTGCCGGGTGGGAAGCAGCCCTTCGCCTGATAAAATTGTAAGTGAACCTCTTGTTTTTGCTTTGCGTCACTCACTTATGTTGGGGAGCTTACTTTCACCGTGTTCCTCCTAGTCACACCCACATGAGAGCGATCACTCAGTGTGGCTTTACCCCTGACCTCGCCTTCACACCTATGCACCAGCACATTTCCACCTCACTTGCTAatagatacatacacacacacacacacacacatattcacaacTGTAATTGCATAGACATTGACTGGAGAGATAGTAGAGTTGGGGGAACTGCGGGAGACTGGCTTCCTGCAGGTTTCAGCCAAACTGCATTCAATTAGCGGCCCAAGAGGCATCACTCGGCTGACCCTGTTGAACTGCTGAAGGTACGCTGGGCTGAGAGAAGATAATTAGGGtgtgaggaggagtgagagacAGGTGCCCTGCTAGCCCTCTGctagagacagtagagaggagCCTTATTTCATAGTGCAGCTACCTAACCTCCTTAGGCTTCACCTGCAGGGCAGACGTAGGAGGCAGCTTAAACATGAGCCTGTGAGCTGTGTCAGCCTCGGAGCACCTTAGAGGTCGACGGAGAGAAAGcagaacaagagagaaaaaccAGTGTTCAGTCAGCGGCTGGCAGGGATCTAAGGATAAACAGCCATTCAGGCCTCTGCTTTGCTCGCCAGTGAGGAATTCTACATAGAAATGTTTCTTACTCTCTTGTTTCCCTTGCTCCTTTTCACAGGTGTGGACTTTTGGAGACATGAGTCTTTCCTCTGGTTCTTCCGGCCGTTACTCAGTGCAGACAGTAACCAGCGACCATGGTGTCGTGTCTTCTCTGGTGCTGTCTGAGACTCTGGCACAGGATTTCCAGCTGCGCTACAACTGCACTGCTTGGAACCGCTTCGGCACTGGCACCGCCCTGGTCACACTGAAGGAGCAAGGTACAAACTGACAGTAGTAATAATCCCCACCAGAGCCCTCTTCAGAAGTTGTAGTGATACTCTCAATCCTTGTTGGGAGGAGGAACAGTTTAGGTGAAAGCAGTGCTCCTGTCGTGTGCTTATCTTAATTATACTCTTCTAATCAATATGATTTAATCAGCAGATGGTTCCCTTAATGAATATGTTTGCCCCCATAACATAGATATTGATTGGGGACAAAAGtcaatgggcctcattcacaaacagtgtgtatgcacaaatctgtgcttaaacTGTGCATATGAACGTTTTAAGCACAAATCCGCgattcatcaatatgttcttacctgaatttgttctcagtctgcaaacaaaaaaaatgatatagtcaatatttattcaatgtaaacagtatatcagaaccacaattatttaaaaagaaatattgggcctaaatatacaacatttaaaagtgtgaaattgctaataatacacaatttatttactaattataGAATCAATAGCCAAGATGTTGcaatccataaatcatcattataaatgtaatgaaattattaatttattaaaattgtcctgttcccacttttagatgacaatagcagtagagatttatttagCTCAGTTCCACAGATCTACACGTTTACCAACCTTTTATTTTGTTAAGGATATACAATCTGTCTGGCTTCTACCTTtgaaactattgtttgcatttcacttgcagtaaaggttttttttttacatttttacccTCATGGCCCTCTTTGCAGTGAATGACAGCTCTCGCCACTGCTGCACCACTCCAACACAACTTTCCTTATATAGAGAAACAGGGGCGTGTTAGTATGCTAATTTCCGATAGCAGGCATGCGCCTGTCAATCTAGAATGATTCTGATTGACTAAGATATACACGGTGGTAAGAACAAAAAATGGCCGGTGCGCACGTGTCATGAATCCGACAGTTATTTTGCATGCACACTTATTTTGTGTgcaaagtaagaacatttctacacacatattagtgaatgaggcccaatgACAGGAAGCCACATGTTTTTGCGGTTGGGCTCATAAGTTCTATCACTGTTTCAGACCTACAGGCCTTTAAGTGATCTTAAATTTAGACACTAGTACTACTACACTGGTGCTAGTGGAAGCCTTTGTTGCAGCAGACACCAAAAATAAGGTCCTCGCCAGTAATTTACATCAACGTAGCAGAGTGGGGTCTCCAGAGAAATGGGCAGCGGTATCTCCTGGAATCTCTAATTAGATTACTGTCTATTGCTTCATTGCATGTCAGGCCTTGTTACCCTTCTTTCAGAGAGATTAGAGACAATAGGCAGGCTGTGGGATGCCAGATTGCCCGCATGAGCATACGCTAGCTGTGAGAAGACCAGGGCTTACTGCAGATGAATTTTTATAGACGATGACGTTTCTCGGATTAGCAAGACAAATTAATggatctctttctttcttttgctctgATTTGCACGTTCTTGACACTGACAGTTATGCTCTACCATCTCTCATTTCATCCCTCCCCTTCTCTCGACAACCATCTACCCCCACCCCCTATGCCACACTTTTCTTCTATTACTGTTCTTGTTACAGAAGCCCTGCCTATGTTGATAATTGTTGGTGGAGCAGTTGGTGGAGGCTGTGTGCTGCTCATCTGTGTCATTACTCTGGTCTCCCTCTGCTGCAGGCACACAGGCAAAGGTGAGCTCAACGGTTAGTATGGGCAAGAGGGTCAACAGccaatttttcaaatcaaacacacagaagTCTTTCTTCATTTGTGAGCTGAAAATTCAATTTTGTGTCAAGTAAAACACTTCTTTTAAATCCCCTTAGGTAAGAGGTGCACCCGCCTGTCCAAGAGTGACATCAGAGTTCAGATTGTTCATAGTGATCACAACGCTACACGTGGCAATGATGACGAGGAGGATGTCAAAGAGCCCATGGTAAATACTTATTTGAACCGCCTATGTATGCCAGATACATCTGTTAATGGTTAGAGAAAATTCACATTAACAGTGTAATGTAATGCTGAGACTTTTGTTCTTATTCCGAGTGAGGTCTTGTTCATCCTAGTAATTCTTCAAAAATGCTCGGTCTTCCCTCAGGCTCCGAACAGCAGCGAGTCTCCTGGGACATCTCGCACAGAACACAGCGACCTCctagaagaggaggaggatgaaagaTCGGACATCaaggtaaaactgaaaatactcatttgaagaaacacacagaatagCAAGTATGCATCATTTTCATCCACAATACAAATTTCTGCGCTATGCAAAATGTTAATGATGTACTATTCTCTGTGTCCATCGTAGGACCCCACCAATGGGTACTATAATGTCCGTGGCCATGAAGACCGCCATATCCGCAGCAGTGGATTCTCTGAATATGTGCCCAACTCTCGGCCTGTTTACACACCATCGCAGCTGCCTTCCCCCAGCCCTGTTTATGGTCAGCATGGCACCCAGCAGCGTATCTACGACTTCTCCCACCGATACGCAACCACCACAGTGACCCCATCCTCATATGAACAGCAGCAAGCTGCCCAGCAGCAGCCCGCACAGTCAGTCAGCATTTATCCCACTGACCCCCTCTACAGTGGCTCTGCTTATCTGCCTGCTACCTATAGCCGCGCCTTCACTAGCTACGTTAAGCCCGCCTCTTATGAGAAGGTGGATGCATATGACCAATCGGATCAGGCCAGCAAGGTGTCCAGCTCATCCCGCTTCTCTTATGCCTCCTCACAAGTGTCCTCCCAGCAGTCTGACTATGGCCGGCCCTCACAACGTATGCAGACTCATGTCTGATTGGACAAAAAATATTGGAGAAAAGATGAGTATGGGAGCAGTGAGTAGATAACCATTGTCACCTCCACATACATGTGTGGCTGGACTAACATGAACAGAGACTTTCTTTACTTGGACGGTCCTTCAAGGGCATGTTTGGACAGTATTTGGAGGGAGTCATGTGATTTAGGTTATGGGATAACCAACCTTTGTTTGTTGTGGCGAATGGCGGGATCTACAAAAATGCTAACTGTAGAGCTCCTGAGCTGGAGAATTCAGCTGATTGTGATGTTCAAGTCAAACTTATAATTACAGTGTGATACCTCACCGGGTTATCTCTACATGATGACCACCCAAACAAGGGCCaactagaaaacaaacaaaatgcatctCCTGAATTTGGGTGGCCAAAACAACTGGGTTAGCTGTTTACCTGCATTCCAGAGTTTACTTTGTGTCAACACTAAATATCAAACAACTCTGAAAGAAGATATTAAAAGTTAAGACACATTTGACGAAAAAAACAGATATGAACAACCTATTGTTGTCtgtcatttggtgttttgttggCATGCGAAAGGAATTCTAAGCACATTTGTGTCTCTATCATCAACAAAAGACTGAGCTatccacagagacagacataaACTATTCTGCACAACAGGCTAGTTGTAGGCTACTGTATGAAGAGTTAATTCAGCGGTGGAATACTTTTGGCCTGAGCCGTATTCCTGGAGCTTCGTCTGATAACAACCCTAACATGTTGGACTTAGCGGTGTTGCTTTCCGGTGGATAAAAGAAGGAGATATGAAGAGAATGTGTATTTTAGCCTTCATTTTAATGGAAGACTATGTGTTAACTGTGTTGTACCAAGATGGACAAGGAAAGGCCATGAAAACCCAAAGATGGTGATAATTGTATAGGGTAAAGGGGGGGCAGAGGTGGAGACTGAATACTGCATTCCTACCCCTGGTACTGTTCTCTACTGTGTTTACTGATCGTGGAATGAAGAGTAGGGTATTACCAGAACAATCAAATGTGGTGGTTTGGAA
This sequence is a window from Thunnus thynnus chromosome 10, fThuThy2.1, whole genome shotgun sequence. Protein-coding genes within it:
- the kirrel3l gene encoding kirre like nephrin family adhesion molecule 3, like isoform X1 codes for the protein MSALYLIFCLMVTAATKAAYFSQQPQDQVVVAGQSVTLPCVIVGYRGMVQWTKDGLALGGERDLPGWTRYSLMGDPLSGEHSLLIDSAELADDAVYECQATQAALRSHRAKLTVLVPPSDPVVEGGPVVRLKAHTPHNLTCRASGAKPAAEITWYRDGEVMETAIYSKTPMEDGKRETAVSMLPIVPEDSDSGRTYTCRVLNPAAPAGRQTSITINVQHPPSVTLSVQPQTVTEGAKVLFICSASAHPEITGYRWSKGGVPISEANGDSLEVTVDYSYFTDPVSCEVSNSVGSTNVSTLVDVQFGPRLLSEPKPMTVDIGMDAAFTCAWTGNPPLTLAWTKQGSSVVLSNGNTLQLKAVTQEDAGTYTCKAIVPRIGVAERDVTLTVNGPPIITAEATQHAVKHSKGKLECRVGSSPSPDKIVWTFGDMSLSSGSSGRYSVQTVTSDHGVVSSLVLSETLAQDFQLRYNCTAWNRFGTGTALVTLKEQEALPMLIIVGGAVGGGCVLLICVITLVSLCCRHTGKGELNGKRCTRLSKSDIRVQIVHSDHNATRGNDDEEDVKEPMAPNSSESPGTSRTEHSDLLEEEEDERSDIKDPTNGYYNVRGHEDRHIRSSGFSEYVPNSRPVYTPSQLPSPSPVYGQHGTQQRIYDFSHRYATTTVTPSSYEQQQAAQQQPAQSVSIYPTDPLYSGSAYLPATYSRAFTSYVKPASYEKVDAYDQSDQASKVSSSSRFSYASSQVSSQQSDYGRPSQRMQTHV
- the kirrel3l gene encoding kirre like nephrin family adhesion molecule 3, like isoform X3, with product MSALYLIFCLMVTAATKAAYFSQQPQDQVVVAGQSVTLPCVIVGYRGMVQWTKDGLALGGERDLPGWTRYSLMGDPLSGEHSLLIDSAELADDAVYECQATQAALRSHRAKLTVLVPPSDPVVEGGPVVRLKAHTPHNLTCRASGAKPAAEITWYRDGEVMETAIYSKTPMEDGKRETAVSMLPIVPEDSDSGRTYTCRVLNPAAPAGRQTSITINVQHPPSVTLSVQPQTVTEGAKVLFICSASAHPEITGYRWSKGGVPISEANGDSLEVTVDYSYFTDPVSCEVSNSVGSTNVSTLVDVQFGPRLLSEPKPMTVDIGMDAAFTCAWTGNPPLTLAWTKQGSSVVLSNGNTLQLKAVTQEDAGTYTCKAIVPRIGVAERDVTLTVNGPPIITAEATQHAVKHSKGKLECRVGSSPSPDKIVWTFGDMSLSSGSSGRYSVQTVTSDHGVVSSLVLSETLAQDFQLRYNCTAWNRFGTGTALVTLKEQEALPMLIIVGGAVGGGCVLLICVITLVSLCCRHTGKGKRCTRLSKSDIRVQIVHSDHNATRGNDDEEDVKEPMAPNSSESPGTSRTEHSDLLEEEEDERSDIKDPTNGYYNVRGHEDRHIRSSGFSEYVPNSRPVYTPSQLPSPSPVYGQHGTQQRIYDFSHRYATTTVTPSSYEQQQAAQQQPAQSVSIYPTDPLYSGSAYLPATYSRAFTSYVKPASYEKVDAYDQSDQASKVSSSSRFSYASSQVSSQQSDYGRPSQRMQTHV
- the kirrel3l gene encoding kirre like nephrin family adhesion molecule 3, like isoform X2 is translated as MSALYLIFCLMVTATKAAYFSQQPQDQVVVAGQSVTLPCVIVGYRGMVQWTKDGLALGGERDLPGWTRYSLMGDPLSGEHSLLIDSAELADDAVYECQATQAALRSHRAKLTVLVPPSDPVVEGGPVVRLKAHTPHNLTCRASGAKPAAEITWYRDGEVMETAIYSKTPMEDGKRETAVSMLPIVPEDSDSGRTYTCRVLNPAAPAGRQTSITINVQHPPSVTLSVQPQTVTEGAKVLFICSASAHPEITGYRWSKGGVPISEANGDSLEVTVDYSYFTDPVSCEVSNSVGSTNVSTLVDVQFGPRLLSEPKPMTVDIGMDAAFTCAWTGNPPLTLAWTKQGSSVVLSNGNTLQLKAVTQEDAGTYTCKAIVPRIGVAERDVTLTVNGPPIITAEATQHAVKHSKGKLECRVGSSPSPDKIVWTFGDMSLSSGSSGRYSVQTVTSDHGVVSSLVLSETLAQDFQLRYNCTAWNRFGTGTALVTLKEQEALPMLIIVGGAVGGGCVLLICVITLVSLCCRHTGKGELNGKRCTRLSKSDIRVQIVHSDHNATRGNDDEEDVKEPMAPNSSESPGTSRTEHSDLLEEEEDERSDIKDPTNGYYNVRGHEDRHIRSSGFSEYVPNSRPVYTPSQLPSPSPVYGQHGTQQRIYDFSHRYATTTVTPSSYEQQQAAQQQPAQSVSIYPTDPLYSGSAYLPATYSRAFTSYVKPASYEKVDAYDQSDQASKVSSSSRFSYASSQVSSQQSDYGRPSQRMQTHV